One window from the genome of Oceanidesulfovibrio indonesiensis encodes:
- a CDS encoding MFS transporter yields the protein MTVERGADNRPMYLYLLLLTVAGTVGLQGWRTLINNFAVDTIGLDGFQFGVVQSVREVPGFLALLVIYLLIFFREHRLAAYAAIVLGVGVAATGLMPSFTGVLLTTTVMSIGFHCAETLNQSLTLQYFGPARAAVVFGRLRGVASVCNLAVGAFIFLLADLMDFSWMFASVGAVAVVIGLYCLRLDPQMEGIAPQRKSMVLRRRYWLFYALTFFSGARRQIFTAFAVFLLVQKFGYSVQWVTALFFINNAVLMWAGPAIGRSVARFGERTMLTVEYAGLVAVFLVYAFTDSAILAGAMYVADHLLYNFSIAIRTYFQKIADPGDIAPSMAVGFTINHIAAVVIPFVGGLIWLADYRWVFVGAAVLSLVSLCLAQFTGVHGASSPKES from the coding sequence ATGACCGTGGAACGGGGGGCCGACAACCGGCCCATGTACCTTTACCTGCTGCTGCTCACGGTGGCGGGGACGGTGGGGCTGCAGGGCTGGCGGACTCTCATCAACAACTTCGCGGTGGACACCATCGGGCTGGACGGCTTCCAGTTCGGCGTGGTCCAGTCCGTGCGAGAGGTGCCGGGATTCCTGGCGCTTCTCGTGATCTATCTGCTCATATTCTTCCGGGAGCACAGGCTTGCCGCCTACGCGGCCATCGTGCTGGGCGTGGGCGTGGCGGCCACGGGGTTGATGCCGTCGTTCACTGGCGTCCTGCTGACCACCACGGTCATGTCCATCGGCTTTCACTGCGCCGAAACGCTCAATCAGTCCCTGACGCTCCAGTACTTCGGTCCGGCCAGGGCGGCCGTGGTTTTCGGCAGGCTGCGGGGCGTGGCTTCGGTGTGCAACCTCGCCGTTGGCGCGTTTATCTTCCTGCTCGCGGATCTCATGGATTTTTCCTGGATGTTCGCCTCTGTGGGAGCCGTGGCTGTCGTCATCGGCCTGTATTGCCTGCGGCTCGACCCCCAGATGGAAGGCATTGCCCCGCAACGCAAGTCCATGGTTCTGCGCAGGCGTTACTGGCTGTTTTATGCGCTCACGTTCTTCTCCGGCGCGCGGCGGCAGATATTCACGGCCTTCGCTGTCTTTCTGCTCGTGCAAAAGTTCGGTTACTCAGTGCAGTGGGTCACGGCCCTGTTCTTTATCAACAATGCGGTGCTCATGTGGGCGGGTCCCGCAATCGGTCGCTCCGTTGCCCGGTTCGGCGAGCGCACGATGCTGACCGTGGAGTACGCCGGCCTTGTGGCGGTGTTCCTGGTGTACGCATTCACGGACAGCGCCATCCTGGCCGGAGCCATGTACGTGGCGGACCACTTGCTGTACAACTTCTCCATCGCCATACGAACGTATTTTCAGAAGATAGCGGACCCTGGGGACATCGCGCCGTCCATGGCCGTGGGCTTCACCATCAATCACATAGCCGCCGTGGTCATTCCGTTCGTCGGAGGTCTCATATGGCTCGCGGATTACCGCTGGGTGTTCGTCGGCGCTGCGGTCCTTTCCCTTGTTTCGCTCTGCCTGGCCCAATTCACCGGCGTCCACGGCGCATCTTCGCCCAAAGAGTCATGA
- the amrA gene encoding AmmeMemoRadiSam system protein A — translation MAADRFAFDLTGPEKQYLLDIVRLSIRRDLGMEEGEGLPEPPTPRLTEKFGAFVTLKTGGRLRGCIGHIMGDEPLNKTVYAMARSAAFEDPRFPSLSEEEYDRLSVEISVLSPLTQCPDPMQVEVGRHGLLMQHGPHQGLLLPQVPVEWGWDREQFLAQTCGKAGMRADCWKDPQTRIFWFEAAIFGD, via the coding sequence ATGGCTGCCGATCGCTTTGCTTTCGACCTGACCGGGCCCGAAAAGCAATACCTGTTGGATATCGTGCGGCTGTCCATCCGCCGTGATCTGGGGATGGAGGAGGGCGAGGGGCTGCCCGAGCCGCCTACTCCGCGGTTGACCGAGAAGTTCGGGGCGTTCGTCACCCTGAAGACGGGGGGCCGCCTGCGCGGCTGCATCGGCCACATAATGGGCGACGAGCCTCTCAACAAGACAGTATACGCAATGGCCCGTTCCGCCGCGTTCGAGGACCCGCGATTCCCATCGCTTTCGGAAGAGGAGTACGACAGGCTCTCCGTGGAGATCTCCGTGCTCAGCCCGCTCACGCAATGTCCCGATCCAATGCAGGTGGAAGTGGGCCGCCACGGGCTGCTCATGCAGCATGGACCGCATCAGGGCCTGCTGCTGCCGCAGGTGCCGGTGGAATGGGGCTGGGACCGCGAGCAGTTTCTGGCGCAGACCTGCGGTAAGGCGGGCATGCGCGCCGACTGCTGGAAAGACCCGCAGACCCGGATTTTCTGGTTCGAGGCGGCCATATTCGGCGATTGA
- the purN gene encoding phosphoribosylglycinamide formyltransferase yields the protein MHMKLAVLVSGSGSNLQSIIDHVEAGHINAEIAVVFSNKEDAYGLTRASSHGIPTAVIRHTEYSDREQFDAAMVQVLKDHGADTIALAGFMRMLTPVFLNAFPMRVINIHPALLPSFPGTHGQRDAADFGVRLAGCTVHFVDEKMDHGPVIIQAATPVAPGVDGDTLAGQILRLEHRIYPQALAWLADGRISLDGRHVHIAGAEEPVCDTDGVGPFLVNPPLEKAFAS from the coding sequence ATCCACATGAAGCTCGCAGTGCTCGTTTCCGGGTCCGGGTCCAACCTCCAGTCCATCATCGATCACGTGGAGGCCGGCCATATCAACGCCGAGATCGCCGTGGTGTTCTCCAACAAGGAGGACGCCTACGGGCTGACCCGCGCCAGCAGCCATGGCATTCCAACGGCCGTGATCCGGCATACGGAATACTCGGACCGCGAGCAGTTCGACGCCGCCATGGTTCAGGTGCTCAAGGATCACGGCGCGGACACAATTGCCCTGGCCGGCTTCATGCGCATGCTCACGCCGGTCTTTCTGAACGCTTTTCCCATGCGCGTCATCAATATCCACCCGGCCTTGCTGCCCAGCTTTCCGGGAACGCACGGCCAGCGGGACGCCGCGGACTTTGGCGTACGCCTGGCTGGTTGCACGGTCCATTTTGTGGACGAGAAAATGGACCATGGACCCGTGATCATTCAGGCGGCTACGCCGGTTGCTCCGGGTGTGGACGGCGATACACTGGCTGGGCAAATTCTGCGGCTGGAGCATCGTATCTATCCGCAGGCGCTGGCGTGGCTGGCCGATGGCCGCATCAGCCTGGACGGCCGGCATGTGCACATCGCCGGCGCCGAAGAGCCGGTCTGCGATACAGACGGCGTGGGACCGTTTCTGGTGAATCCGCCTCTCGAAAAAGCTTTCGCCTCCTGA
- the cobA gene encoding uroporphyrinogen-III C-methyltransferase: protein MKVYLLGAGPGDPGLLTRKAEDVLATADVVVYDYLASPKLLDLCRPDAEILYVGKKGGDHTLPQDKINDLLVQKAREGKIVARLKGGDPYVFGRGAEEAEELLEAGVDFEVVPGVTSAVAGPAYAGIPITHRKYASSVSFITGHEDPTKAESSIHWDALAKSASTLVFFMGMKNLPMISKNLIAAGMRSDMPVALVHWGTTCRHRSLVSTLETVAEDARTHGFKAPSLIVVGEVVQLRDTLNTFERKPLLGKGVVVTRARHQASSIAEDLAELGACVYEFPTIAIEPLADMTHVVAAIEKLPEYDWLVFTSVNGVWHFFAELNAMDKDTRALGGLKVAAIGPATAEALEEYGVIADFVPEKYVAESVVEGLLERGAGGKKILIPRAKEAREVLPDELRKAGADVEILSVYETVLAESGPEEIAEAMEAGEIHCITFASSSTVDNFFSLVKPEVLKKYTGTVKLACIGPVTAKTLESYGFTPDIQPEDYTIPALVDAVAEALAPKQ from the coding sequence ATGAAAGTCTACCTCTTGGGCGCAGGCCCGGGCGACCCCGGCCTCTTGACCCGCAAGGCGGAAGACGTACTCGCCACGGCCGACGTGGTGGTCTACGACTATCTGGCGAGCCCGAAACTGTTGGATCTCTGCCGCCCGGACGCGGAAATTCTGTACGTGGGCAAGAAGGGCGGGGACCACACCCTGCCGCAGGACAAGATCAACGATCTGCTGGTGCAGAAGGCCAGGGAAGGCAAGATCGTGGCCCGGCTCAAAGGCGGCGATCCCTACGTCTTCGGCCGTGGCGCCGAGGAAGCCGAGGAGCTGCTGGAAGCGGGCGTTGATTTCGAAGTCGTGCCCGGCGTGACCTCGGCAGTGGCCGGTCCGGCCTACGCGGGCATCCCGATCACCCACCGCAAATACGCCTCGTCCGTCAGCTTCATCACCGGCCACGAGGATCCCACCAAGGCCGAAAGCTCCATCCACTGGGATGCGCTGGCAAAATCCGCGTCCACCCTGGTGTTTTTCATGGGAATGAAGAACCTGCCCATGATCTCCAAGAACCTCATCGCGGCGGGCATGCGCTCCGACATGCCGGTGGCCCTGGTCCACTGGGGCACCACCTGCAGGCACCGCTCCCTGGTGAGCACGCTGGAGACGGTGGCCGAGGACGCCAGAACCCATGGATTCAAAGCGCCGTCGCTCATCGTGGTGGGCGAGGTGGTTCAGCTGCGCGACACACTGAACACCTTCGAGCGCAAGCCGCTGCTGGGCAAGGGCGTGGTGGTCACCCGGGCGCGGCATCAGGCCAGCTCCATTGCCGAGGATCTGGCCGAGCTGGGGGCCTGCGTGTACGAGTTTCCCACCATCGCCATCGAACCCCTGGCCGACATGACTCACGTGGTGGCGGCCATCGAAAAGCTGCCGGAGTACGACTGGCTCGTGTTCACCTCCGTAAACGGCGTGTGGCACTTCTTTGCCGAGCTCAACGCCATGGACAAGGACACCCGGGCTCTGGGCGGGCTCAAGGTCGCGGCCATCGGCCCTGCAACGGCCGAGGCGCTGGAAGAGTATGGCGTCATCGCGGATTTCGTGCCCGAAAAATACGTGGCCGAGTCCGTGGTGGAAGGGCTGCTGGAACGCGGCGCCGGCGGCAAGAAGATTCTGATTCCCCGCGCCAAGGAAGCGCGCGAGGTGCTGCCGGACGAGCTGCGCAAGGCTGGCGCGGATGTGGAGATTCTGTCCGTGTACGAGACTGTGCTGGCCGAGAGCGGTCCCGAGGAAATCGCGGAGGCCATGGAGGCCGGAGAAATCCACTGCATCACCTTCGCTTCCAGCAGCACGGTGGACAACTTCTTCAGCCTTGTGAAACCCGAGGTGCTGAAGAAATACACCGGTACAGTGAAGCTCGCATGCATCGGCCCGGTGACGGCCAAGACGCTGGAAAGCTACGGGTTTACGCCGGACATCCAGCCCGAGGACTATACCATTCCGGCGCTGGTGGATGCAGTGGCCGAAGCCCTGGCCCCCAAGCAATAA
- a CDS encoding valine--tRNA ligase, with amino-acid sequence MSEKTLPKGYEPADVEKRWNQHWEETRAFTPDADPDRESYSIVIPPPNVTGTLHMGHALNMTLQDILCRFNRQKGKNVLWVPGMDHAGIATQNVVERQLAAEGLSREDLGREQFVERVWQWKEEYGGKILNQIRRLGASVDWTRERFTYDELLSKAVREVFVQLHDEGLIYKGDYIINWCNRCHTALADDEVEYAAKAGKLYLIRYPYAARGGAGDRLPDLVVATTRPETMLGDTAVAVNPEDERYSDAIGMDVDLPLTGRTIPVIGDSYVDMEFGTGCLKITPAHDPNDFEIGRKHELESLQVIDSRGVMSEAAGPEFAGMTTREARKKVVAELKARGFLVEVKDYDHNVGHCYRCKSVIEPHVSTQWFVKVGPLAAKARDAVSEGETRILPEQWVKVYNNWLDNIRDWCISRQLWWGHRIPAWTCESCGKLIVSREDPTVCPECGSGKLVQDEDVLDTWFSSALWPFSTMGWPEKTKDLETFYPTSVLVTAFDILFFWVARMMMMGIHFMGKPPFADVYIHALVRDAEGKKMSKSVGNVIDPLIMIDKYGCDSLRFTLTAFAAMGRDIKLAEERIEGYRHFVNKIWNAARFVMMNLPESMPVDAASREVEKTPGVHHQWIFHRLEQVKDEVGRSLEDYRFNDAAQALYQFIWHEFCDWYLEMLKPEFNGEDEAAREGAQVAVWTAFTEVLVLLHPIMPFVTAEIWSVLPDTAGDDISRALYPAPRPAAANEAAQKAMVLVQETVVAVRNIRGELNIAPSKELALIVRPAETDAARILEENRGMITTLAKLESLTVDADATPPTAVASAVVQGSECYVPLAGAIDFEDELARLDKELGKIEKELAVGTKKLANEGFVSKAPAEVVAKEKEKVDALSDKRDKLMDLKERLAAASQE; translated from the coding sequence ATGTCGGAAAAAACCCTGCCCAAGGGCTACGAGCCCGCGGATGTCGAAAAACGATGGAACCAGCATTGGGAGGAGACCCGCGCGTTCACCCCGGACGCCGATCCGGACCGCGAATCCTACTCCATCGTCATTCCCCCGCCCAACGTGACGGGCACCCTGCATATGGGCCACGCCCTGAACATGACTTTGCAGGACATTCTGTGTCGCTTCAACAGGCAAAAAGGTAAAAACGTTCTCTGGGTGCCGGGCATGGATCACGCCGGCATCGCCACGCAGAACGTGGTGGAACGCCAGCTCGCCGCGGAGGGTCTGTCCCGCGAGGACCTGGGCCGCGAGCAATTCGTGGAGCGGGTCTGGCAATGGAAGGAAGAGTACGGGGGCAAGATCCTCAATCAGATCCGCCGGCTCGGCGCCTCCGTGGACTGGACCCGCGAGCGCTTCACTTACGACGAGCTTCTGTCCAAGGCCGTGCGCGAGGTGTTCGTCCAGCTCCATGACGAAGGGCTCATCTACAAGGGCGATTACATCATCAATTGGTGCAACCGCTGCCACACCGCTCTGGCCGACGACGAAGTAGAGTACGCGGCCAAGGCCGGCAAGCTGTACCTCATCCGCTACCCCTACGCCGCCAGGGGCGGAGCCGGGGACCGGCTGCCGGATCTGGTTGTCGCAACCACGCGGCCCGAAACCATGCTGGGCGACACGGCCGTGGCCGTGAACCCGGAAGATGAGCGATACAGTGACGCCATCGGCATGGACGTTGATCTGCCGCTCACGGGCCGCACCATCCCGGTCATCGGCGATTCCTACGTGGATATGGAGTTCGGCACGGGCTGCCTCAAGATCACCCCGGCTCATGATCCCAACGACTTCGAGATCGGCCGCAAGCACGAGCTCGAATCTCTCCAGGTCATCGATTCCCGGGGCGTCATGAGCGAGGCTGCCGGGCCGGAGTTCGCCGGCATGACCACCAGGGAAGCGCGCAAGAAGGTTGTGGCCGAACTCAAGGCCCGCGGGTTTCTCGTGGAAGTCAAGGACTACGACCACAACGTGGGCCACTGCTACCGCTGCAAGTCCGTCATCGAGCCCCACGTCTCCACGCAGTGGTTCGTCAAGGTCGGCCCCCTGGCCGCGAAGGCGCGCGACGCCGTGTCCGAAGGGGAAACGCGCATCCTTCCCGAGCAGTGGGTCAAGGTCTACAACAACTGGCTGGACAACATCCGCGACTGGTGTATCTCCCGCCAGCTGTGGTGGGGCCACCGGATTCCTGCATGGACCTGCGAATCCTGCGGCAAGTTGATCGTCTCGCGCGAGGACCCCACGGTCTGCCCCGAATGCGGCTCCGGAAAGCTGGTTCAGGACGAAGACGTGCTGGATACCTGGTTCTCCTCGGCGCTGTGGCCGTTTTCCACCATGGGCTGGCCTGAGAAGACCAAGGACCTGGAGACGTTCTATCCCACGTCCGTGCTCGTCACCGCCTTCGATATCCTGTTTTTCTGGGTCGCCCGCATGATGATGATGGGCATCCACTTCATGGGCAAGCCGCCGTTCGCCGACGTCTACATCCACGCTCTGGTGCGCGACGCCGAAGGCAAGAAGATGTCCAAGTCCGTAGGCAACGTCATCGACCCGCTGATCATGATCGACAAGTACGGCTGCGACTCCCTGCGTTTCACCCTCACTGCCTTCGCGGCCATGGGCCGGGACATCAAGCTGGCCGAGGAGCGCATCGAAGGCTACCGCCACTTCGTGAACAAGATATGGAACGCTGCGCGGTTCGTGATGATGAACCTGCCCGAGTCCATGCCCGTTGATGCGGCGTCCCGCGAGGTGGAGAAGACTCCGGGCGTGCACCATCAGTGGATCTTCCACCGGCTGGAGCAGGTCAAGGATGAGGTCGGCAGGTCTCTGGAAGACTACCGTTTCAACGATGCGGCCCAGGCCCTGTACCAGTTCATCTGGCACGAGTTCTGCGACTGGTATCTGGAGATGCTCAAGCCCGAGTTCAACGGGGAGGACGAAGCCGCCCGCGAAGGCGCACAAGTCGCCGTCTGGACCGCTTTTACCGAGGTCCTCGTGCTGCTCCATCCCATCATGCCGTTCGTCACCGCTGAGATATGGTCCGTGCTGCCGGACACTGCCGGCGACGACATCTCCCGCGCCCTGTACCCCGCGCCGCGCCCCGCAGCCGCAAACGAGGCGGCGCAGAAGGCCATGGTGCTGGTGCAGGAGACAGTTGTGGCTGTGCGCAACATCCGCGGCGAACTGAACATTGCCCCCTCCAAGGAGTTGGCGCTCATCGTTCGTCCGGCCGAAACGGACGCCGCCAGGATTCTGGAAGAGAACCGCGGCATGATCACCACCCTGGCCAAGCTCGAGTCCCTGACCGTAGACGCGGACGCAACGCCGCCCACGGCCGTGGCCTCGGCCGTAGTCCAGGGCTCGGAGTGCTACGTGCCGCTGGCCGGAGCAATCGACTTCGAAGACGAGCTGGCTCGGCTGGACAAAGAGCTTGGCAAGATCGAAAAAGAACTCGCCGTAGGCACCAAGAAGCTCGCCAACGAGGGTTTTGTTTCCAAGGCCCCGGCCGAAGTCGTCGCCAAGGAAAAAGAGAAGGTCGACGCCCTCTCCGACAAACGCGACAAACTCATGGACCTCAAGGAGCGGCTCGCCGCCGCCAGCCAGGAATAG
- a CDS encoding BPL-N domain-containing protein — MAECYILWDESYLWGLLAWRAVDSFGIPYRLVKAQDIAQGLLSSNPPAVLLVPGGVARRKAERLGKAGMAEVRQYIETGGTYIGFCGGSGLGLTGRYGLGICPWTRAAMRDRMLHLISGHIHVSLSNGAGLCDGAFADFLPDDLPDDPLVPVWWPARFASEPAPDVGVLAHYEKPGDDFWIADLPVASLPAGTFRDWEQVYGLKLRPDFIRGQPCIVAGNFGKGRYVLSYAHLETPASPQANAWLAHILGSLTDQTPVVREVPAWSLCTMEAQWRHPLLEQAGAVMKEILGLGRDHFLLFDRNDWLLGWRAGIPGSHLNHLCAMLQQCRALDPTDEAMAALEKEAARFERTITEFREETSSYLLAERLAMTLSRTYPDAVSQRALQERREAIFGQAMEQGGLYAELLEILDQVLWRQIRTGS, encoded by the coding sequence ATGGCCGAGTGCTACATTCTCTGGGATGAATCGTACCTTTGGGGTCTGCTCGCATGGCGCGCTGTGGATTCCTTCGGGATTCCATACCGGCTGGTCAAGGCGCAAGACATAGCCCAAGGGCTCTTATCAAGCAACCCGCCTGCCGTGCTTCTCGTACCCGGCGGCGTGGCCAGGCGCAAGGCCGAGCGCCTCGGAAAAGCCGGCATGGCCGAGGTCCGCCAATACATCGAGACCGGCGGCACGTACATCGGTTTTTGCGGCGGCTCCGGGCTTGGCCTCACGGGCCGTTATGGCCTTGGCATCTGCCCGTGGACGCGCGCCGCCATGCGCGACCGCATGCTCCACCTCATCAGCGGCCATATCCACGTATCCCTGAGCAACGGGGCCGGCCTGTGCGACGGAGCCTTTGCCGACTTCCTGCCGGACGACCTGCCGGATGACCCCCTCGTGCCTGTGTGGTGGCCGGCGCGTTTCGCCAGCGAGCCTGCTCCCGACGTGGGCGTACTCGCCCACTACGAAAAACCGGGCGACGATTTCTGGATTGCCGATCTGCCCGTCGCTTCTCTGCCCGCCGGCACCTTCCGCGACTGGGAACAGGTTTACGGCCTCAAACTCAGGCCGGACTTCATCCGCGGCCAGCCGTGCATCGTGGCAGGCAATTTCGGCAAGGGTCGCTACGTGCTGAGCTACGCCCACCTGGAAACCCCGGCGTCGCCCCAGGCCAACGCCTGGCTCGCGCACATCTTGGGCTCTCTCACGGACCAGACACCCGTCGTCAGGGAAGTTCCGGCCTGGAGCCTCTGCACCATGGAAGCCCAATGGAGGCATCCGTTGCTGGAGCAGGCAGGCGCAGTGATGAAGGAGATTCTCGGCCTGGGCCGTGATCATTTCCTGCTCTTCGACCGCAACGACTGGCTCCTGGGCTGGCGCGCGGGCATTCCAGGCTCGCACCTCAACCACCTGTGCGCCATGCTGCAGCAGTGCCGCGCGCTGGACCCCACGGACGAAGCCATGGCCGCTCTGGAGAAAGAGGCCGCGCGCTTCGAACGTACAATTACTGAGTTCCGTGAAGAAACCTCCTCCTACCTGCTGGCGGAACGGCTCGCCATGACGCTTTCGCGCACCTACCCGGACGCCGTGTCCCAACGCGCTTTGCAGGAACGGCGCGAGGCCATTTTCGGCCAGGCCATGGAGCAAGGCGGTTTGTACGCAGAGCTGCTGGAGATACTGGACCAGGTGCTCTGGCGGCAGATCCGTACAGGGAGCTGA
- the tgt gene encoding tRNA guanosine(34) transglycosylase Tgt, whose amino-acid sequence MTRPGTFNILARDGAARHGTLETAHGTVRTPVFMPVGTQATVKSLDPRDLHDIRAQIVLGNTYHLYMRPGDELVARLGGLHGFAAWDRPVLTDSGGYQVFSLAGLREITETGVTFRSHIDGSPHLFTPEKAVQIQQNLGSDIMMVLDECVAYGTEYDYTAKSLELTTRWAARCRDEHPIGQNGRLLFGIVQGGFYEDLRTISAQQLMEIPFEGFAIGGLSVGESPDEMRRLLAHTAPILPDDKPRYLMGVGTPMDILDGVALGVDMFDCVLPTRNARNGTLFTSFGKINIKQARFKEDDSPLDPECDCYACRTFSRAYLRHLYMARELLSYRLNTLHNLRFYLKMMEEVREAIGQGAFEALRARYRAAYEQSEQDQPAACRP is encoded by the coding sequence ATGACACGCCCCGGCACATTCAACATTCTCGCCCGCGACGGCGCTGCCCGTCACGGCACCCTGGAAACGGCCCACGGCACGGTGCGCACGCCGGTCTTCATGCCGGTGGGCACACAGGCCACGGTCAAGTCCCTCGATCCCCGCGATCTCCACGACATCCGCGCACAAATCGTGCTCGGCAACACTTACCACCTCTACATGCGCCCCGGCGACGAGCTTGTAGCCCGCCTCGGCGGCCTGCACGGCTTCGCCGCCTGGGACCGCCCAGTGCTCACAGATTCCGGCGGCTACCAGGTCTTCAGCCTGGCCGGCCTGCGGGAGATAACCGAAACGGGCGTCACCTTTCGCTCGCACATAGATGGCTCTCCACATCTTTTCACGCCGGAAAAGGCCGTGCAGATACAGCAGAACCTCGGCTCGGACATCATGATGGTGCTCGACGAGTGCGTGGCCTACGGCACCGAGTACGACTACACCGCCAAATCCCTGGAACTCACCACCCGCTGGGCCGCACGCTGCCGCGATGAACACCCCATCGGCCAGAACGGCCGGCTGCTCTTCGGCATCGTGCAAGGCGGATTCTACGAGGACCTGCGCACCATTTCCGCTCAGCAGCTCATGGAGATTCCCTTTGAAGGCTTTGCCATCGGCGGGCTGTCCGTGGGCGAATCACCGGATGAGATGCGCCGGCTCCTGGCGCACACCGCCCCCATATTGCCAGATGATAAACCACGCTACCTTATGGGAGTGGGCACGCCCATGGACATCCTGGACGGCGTGGCCCTCGGCGTGGACATGTTCGACTGCGTGCTGCCTACGCGCAACGCGCGCAACGGAACGCTGTTCACCTCCTTCGGCAAAATCAACATCAAGCAGGCCCGGTTCAAGGAAGACGATTCCCCTCTGGACCCGGAATGCGACTGCTATGCTTGCCGGACCTTTTCCCGCGCCTACCTTCGCCACCTTTATATGGCCCGGGAACTGCTCTCCTATCGGCTGAACACCCTGCACAATCTGCGCTTTTACCTGAAGATGATGGAAGAAGTCCGCGAGGCCATCGGGCAGGGTGCATTCGAGGCGCTACGCGCCAGATACCGCGCAGCGTACGAGCAGAGCGAACAGGACCAGCCGGCAGCCTGCCGTCCTTGA